One window of Talaromyces rugulosus chromosome V, complete sequence genomic DNA carries:
- a CDS encoding DNA-directed RNA polymerase II subunit RPB1, which translates to MANVYFPYSKAPLRTIKEIQFGLLSPEEIKRLSVVHVEYPETMDEQRTRPRTKGPNDPRLGTLDRQFVCETCEEGQKECPGHYGHIELAVPVFHIGFITKTKKLLETVCHNCGKIKADISDSKFQDALRVRDPKRRFDMIWRLSKDVAVCEADPPVEDDDPFSKESSKPAKAHGGCGNAQPTIRREGLSLMGTWKPNKANMMEDDVEMPQPEKRTITPSMAHNIFRSISHEDVRIMGLSNDYARPEWMVLTVLIVPPPVVRPSVVSGKSTSGQRAEDDLTFKLAEIIRANQNLQRCEQEGAPEHVVREFEALLQYHVATYMDNDIAGQPKAMTKSNRPVKAIRGRLKGKEGRLRQNLMGKRVDFSARTVITGDPNLSLDEVGVPRTTAMVLTYPEVVTPYNIEFLQKLVNNGPTIYPGARYIIRDNGERIDLRMARKTNANLLYGWKVERHIMDGDVILFNRQPSLHKESMMGHHVRVLPYSTFRLNLSVTSPYNADFDGDEMNLHVPQSEESRAELHELAMVPFQIVSPQRNGPLMGIVQDSLCGVYKMCRRDVFLSKDQVMNVMLWVPDWDGAIPPPAILKPRPRWTGKQIISMVLPSGLNLLRVDKDGAPLSEKFSPLADGGLLVHGGQLMYGMFSKKTVGASGGGIVHTIFNEYGPEAAVSFFNGAQRVVNYWLLHNGFSIGIGDTIPDQDTIERIEGAVRAGKEEVEQIVASATENTLEPLPGMNIRETFESKVSRALNNAREESGSETEKSLKDLNNAIQMARSGSKGSSINISQMTAIVGQQSVEGKRIPFGFKYRTLPHFTKDDYSPESRGFVENSYLRGLTPSEFFFHAMAGREGLIDTAVKTAETGYIQRKLVKALEELMVKYDGTVRNSLGDIIQFLYGEDGLDGAHIENQRVDIIKCSDNQLRDRFRIDLMNPEQTLGPEVLEQATEIAGDVEVQRYLDEEWEAILKDREFLRSVAKGDEEMMQLPINVQRILESAKTTFRIKEGTISDLHPAEVIPQVQALLDRLVVVRGDDLISQEAQTSATLLFKAQLRSRLAFKRLVTQYSMNKLAFKHVLGAIEMRFSRAQAPPGEMVGVLAAQSIGEPATQMTLNTFHFAGVSSKNVTLGVPRLKEILNVATNIKTPSMTVYQEPHKKHNKESAKQLRSAVEHTSLRSVTQATEIYYDPDIQSTVIDNDRDMVESYFIIPEDVTDDAAHQSKWLLRIVLSRPKLLDKGLTVQDVASRIKEQYPKDIAVIFSDNNADEQVIRIRQLHDVKEDEDDEDMEYDVTLKKLEQHLLDTLTLRGVAGVERAFINEKDNVRLMDDGALFQSKSDPLCKEWVLETSGSALADVLTIPGVDRSRTYSNQFIEVFEVFGIEAARSALLRELTQVLAFDGSYVNHRHLALLVDMMTVRGYLTPVTRHGINRADNGALMRCSFEETVEILLDAAAFGELDDCRGVSENLILGQMAPAGTGEFDVYVDQDMLNTVVSSNANLGLTGALGAKDAIINDGAATQYDNNSPMMENGYIGTPDPDARFSPIRQGGSETPGGLTPYQPSGGLGGFSPAPQSPGGYSPTSPFNTSPVSPGYSPSSSYSPASPGMAITSPRYMTSPGFSPQSPNFQPTSPAYSPTSPAYGQASPTSPSYSPTSPRFSPSSPNYSPSSPNFSPASPAFSPSSPTYSPTSPAIGGSRQFSPSSPTSPKYSPASPGWSPTSPEIYSPTSPNIHGSPTSPMRGATSPSYSPTSPQYNPTKMRSWSRFFLPLVLLSLLLGALVECRSHSTSVSTSNGPSENFGKGTEDNTFAGNDGRDLVESALQKLRELKISPAASSKPSGLVGYGLHYAKHAFYLLFMNGPPLEDQSDSDSQSYRLDPDLAKAVNELEVAATETQNPDAMFLLAEMNFYGNYSHPRNFKEAFKWYHDLALSTGNSSAQYMIGFMYATGIGGAVERDQGMALLYHKFAAEQGNTRSEMTLAFRHHIGIGTHRNCDSATHYYKRVADKAIAYWRSGPPGGYNMPRQSFRWADDEGGVYGEGASVSSSGPNANRDSGQPSAEASLEDIIEYLDLLSKKGNLKATLSLGKWHYDGSRNLPRNYRKAMKYFRAVAKRYWTKDGAIIANHPPEIEAAAAKAAGHIGLMYLRGEGVEQNFATAMAWFKRGLANGDPLCQHEIGLMYLHGYGVTQDAFKASGYFKAAAEQDFAAAETRLGALFLDQGDVQTATRYFELAARLGWMEAFYYLAEIANFGIGRERHCGMASAYYKMVAEKAEQVHSSFAEANKAYENDDHDTALIAVMMAAEQGYEHAQSNVAYLLDEQQSVISLGKILPWAKKRRSSLLRNTALALIYWTRSARQSNIDSLVKMGDYYLKGIGSSVDAEKASTCYHTAAEGHHSAQAYWNLGWMHENGVAVDQDFHMAKRYYDLALETNHEAYFPVKLSLMKLRLRHFWNRITNGKVNGIQDEKENRAPRTFKEWIIAFLENDEEEALYQAQLLREREENGDILGTHHPHRAENDDTGYYDELELDIDESVFEALIIVALAATLLILVYIRQRNRRDGENAGNGQQQAAGGQNGQGANVAANNNNNNDRGLFPRPDQPEFAQWAAGGFNSPAMGERHANIKRRRLDEATSALARPFKSPLRKDGDVDPSNKNDKEGGMSDADKSFRVATSEDAMVHKPVLSSAPPRYSITPRQYRAPLKMDPELVALQKEQISLRSRLATLRSQVDTAQQALRIESSPRDEELQALTEKWKKVSQNVADELFVSAKDRIERMGGVDAWREKERMRKVQMSWGDDEGRETEVPDDFERTSSAEITSSSSSTPKEDENASILMATPFHSLIGF; encoded by the exons ATGGCGAACGTTTATTTCCCCTACTCCAAGGCGCCTTTGCGCACCATCAAGGAGATTCAGTTTGGCCTTTTGTCCCCTGAGGAAATAAAACGACTGAGTGTTGTCCATGTCGAATATCCCGAGACTATG GATGAGCAGAGAACCCGTCCACGAACCAAAGGACCAAACGACCCCAGACTCGGCACTCTCGATCGACAGTTTGTCTGCGAGACTTGTGAGGAAGGCCAGAAGGAGTGTCCTGGTCATTACGGCCACATAGAACTCGCAGTACCTGTCTTCCATATTG GTTTCATTACCAAGACCAAGAAACTGCTGGAGACCGTGTGCCATAACTGTGGGAAAATCAAGGCCGATATA TCTGATTCCAAGTTTCAAGATGCCTTGCGAGTCCGTGATCCCAAGCGCCGCTTCGACATGATTTGGCGCCTGTCAAAGGACGTAGCAGTCTGCGAAGCAGATCCCCCAGTCGAAGATGACGATCCATTCTCCAAAGAATCCTCCAAGCCGGCCAAGGCACACGGCGGTTGCGGAAACGCCCAGCCAACTATTCGTAGGGAAGGCCTCAGCCTGATGGGAACCTGGAAGCCGAACAAAGCGAACATGATGGAAGATGATGTTGAAATGCCCCAGCCTGAGAAGCGGACCATCACCCCTTCGATGGCTCATAACATCTTCCGCAGCATTTCGCACGAAGACGTACGGATAATGGGTTTAAGTAATGACTATGCTCGTCCTGAGTGGATGGTTCTCACTGTTCTCATTGTTCCACCTCCTGTTGTTCGTCCCAGTGTCGTCAGCGGCAAGAGTACCAGCGGTCAACGTGCCGAAGATGACTTGACTTTCAAGCTTGCTGAAATTATTCGAGCGAACCAGAATCTCCAGCGATGCGAACAAGAAGGCGCGCCCGAGCACGTTGTCCGCGAGTTCGAAGCTCTTCTTCAATACCATGTCGCAACGTACATGGACAACGACATCGCCGGCCAGCCAAAAGCTATGACAAAGTCCAACAGGCCTGTCAAAGCCATTCGTGGACGGCTcaagggaaaagaaggtCGTCTGCGACAGAACTTGATGGGAAAGCGTGTCGACTTTTCGGCCCGTACTGTCATCACTGGCGATCCTAACTTGTCACTGGATGAAGTCGGAGTACCACGTACCACAGCTATGGTTCTTACTTATCCAGAGGTGGTTACCCCGTACAACATCGAATTCCTGCAAAAGCTTGTCAACAACGGCCCTACAATCTACCCGGGAGCACGATACATTATTCGCGACAATGGCGAGCGCATTGATTTGCGTATGGCACGGAAGACAAACGCTAATCTTCTCTACGGGTGGAAAGTAGAGCGTCACATCATGGATGGCGATGTGATTCTTTTCAACCGTCAGCCTTCGCTGCACAAGGAATCCATGATGGGTCACCATGTCCGGGTGTTGCCTTATTCCACCTTCCGTCTTAACTTGTCAGTTACGAGTCCTTACAACGCTGACTTTGATGGTGATGAAATGAACTTGCACGTCCCTCAAAGTGAGGAGTCTCGTGCTGAGCTTCATGAACTCGCTATGGTGCCATTCCAGATTGTTTCACCCCAGCGAAATGGTCCTCTTATGGGTATTGTGCAAGACTCCCTGTGTGGTGTCTACAAAATGTGTCGACGTGACGTGTTCTTGTCCAAGGACCAAGTCATGAACGTTATGCTCTGGGTTCCTGATTGGGACGGTGCTATTCCTCCACCGGCAATTCTCAAACCCAGACCTCGCTGGACCGGAAAGCAAATTATTAGCATGGTTCTTCCCTCAGGACTTAACCTTCTCCGTGTTGACAAAGACGGTGCCCCACTTTCTGAAAAATTCTCTCCACTGGCAGATGGAGGATTACTTGTGCATGGCGGCCAGCTGATGTACGGTATGTTTTCCAAGAAAACTGTTGGTGCTTCCGGAGGTGGTATTGTTCATACTATCTTCAACGAGTACGGCCCGGAAGCTGCTGTGTCTTTCTTCAATGGTGCTCAACGAGTTGTCAATTACTGGCTTCTGCATAATGGTTTTTCAATTGGTATCGGTGATACTATTCCCGACCAAGACACTATCGAGCGCATTGAGGGTGCTGTTCGAGCAGGAAAAGAGGAGGTTGAGCAGATCGTTGCTAGTGCTACCGAGAACACTTTGGAACCCCTGCCCGGTATGAACATCCGAGAGACTTTTGAAAGTAAAGTATCGCGTGCTTTGAACAACGCTCGTGAAGAGTCTGGCAGTGAGACGGAGAAGAGTTTGAAGGATCTCAACAACGCCATTCAAATGGCTCGGTCTGGTTCCAAGGGTTCCTCTATCAACATCTCCCAGATGACTGCCATTGTCGGTCAACAGTCTGTTGAAGGTAAACGTATTCCCTTCGGGTTTAAGTACCGCACTCTGCCGCATTTCACCAAAGACGATTATTCTCCGGAGTCCAGAGGTTTCGTTGAGAACTCATACCTCCGTGGCTTGACGCCAAGCGAATTTTTCTTCCACGCTATGGCTGGTAGAGAAGGTCTTATTGATACAGCAGTCAAGACTGCAGAGACCGGTTACATTCAGCGCAAGCTCGTCAAAGCTCTTGAAGAGCTTATGGTCAAATACGACGGAACTGTGCGAAACTCCCTTGGGGATATTATTCAATTCTTGTACGGAGAAGACGGTTTGGATGGTGCTCACATTGAAAACCAGCGCGTGGATATCATCAAGTGTTCTGACAATCAATTGCGCGACCGCTTCCGTATCGATCTCATGAACCCCGAGCAAACGCTTGGTCCTGAAGTCTTGGAACAGGCAACTGAAATTGCTGGCGATGTTGAAGTCCAGAGATATCTTGATGAAGAATGGGAAGCGATTCTGAAAGATCGCGAGTTCCTTCGTTCTGTTGCTAAGGGGGACGAGGAAATGATGCAGCTGCCAATTAATGTGCAGCGGATCCTTGAATCGGCTAAAACCACCTTCCGCATCAAGGAAGGCACTATTAGTGATCTTCACCCTGCTGAAGTTATTCCTCAGGTCCAAGCTTTGTTGGATCGTCTCGTGGTTGTTCGTGGTGACGATTTGATTTCACAGGAGGCCCAAACCAGCGCTACGCTCCTTTTCAAGGCGCAGCTTCGCTCGAGATTAGCATTTAAGAGACTCGTCACTCAATACTCGATGAACAAGCTTGCTTTTAAACACGTTCTGGGAGCTATTGAAATGCGTTTCTCGCGTGCACAGGCCCCTCCTGGTGAAATGGTTGGTGTTTTGGCTGCTCAATCTATCGGAGAGCCTGCCACGCAGATGACACTGAACACCTTCCACTTTGCTGGTGTTAGTTCTAAGAACGTCACTCTCGGTGTTCCTCGTTTGAAAGAAATTTTGAACGTTGCTACAAATATCAAGACTCCCTCGATGACAGTCTATCAAGAACCACATAAGAAGCATAACAAGGAATCTGCCAAGCAACTTCGTAGTGCTGTGGAGCACACGAGCCTTCGTTCTGTTACTCAAGCCACCGAGATCTATTATGATCCAGACATTCAATCTACTGTCATTGACAACGATAGGGACATGGTGGAGTCTTACTTCATTATTCCTGAGGACGTCACGGACGACGCTGCCCATCAGTCGAAGTGGCTACTACGTATCGTTCTCAGTCGTCCAAAACTTCTTGATAAAGGACTTACAGTTCAGGACGTGGCTTCAAGAATCAAAGAGCAATACCCGAAGGATATCGCAGTCATCTTTTCTGATAACAACGCTGATGAACAGGTCATTCGCATTCGTCAGCTTCACGATGTcaaggaagatgaagatgatgaggatATGGAGTACGATGTGACTTTGAAAAAACTGGAACAGCACCTTCTTGACACCCTTACCCTGCGTGGTGTAGCCGGTGTCGAGCGTGCTTTCATCAATGAGAAGGATAACGTGCGCCTCATGGATGACGGCGCCTTGTTCCAGAGCAAATCAGACCCACTTTGCAAAGAGTGGGTTCTTGAGACGAGTGGTTCGGCACTGGCCGATGTCCTTACCATTCCCGGGGTTGACAGAAGTCGTACATATTCCAATCAGTTCATCGAGGTCTTTGAAGTCTTTGGCATTGAGGCTGCTCGTTCAGCTCTCCTGCGAGAACTTACTCAGGTGTTGGCTTTCGATGGATCTTACGTCAATCACCGCCATCTAGCGTTGTTGGTCGATATGATGACAGTGCGTGGATATTTGACTCCGGTTACTCGTCATGGTATTAACCGTGCCGATAATGGTGCTTTGATGAGGTGTTCGTTCGAAGAGACTGTTGAAATTCTGCTCGACGCTGCCGCTTTTGGTGAACTTGATGACTGCCGTGGTGTTTCTGAAAATTTGATTCTCGGTCAAATGGCACCGGCTGGTACCGGAGAATTTGACGTGTATGTCGATCAGGACATGCTCAACACGGTGGTTTCGAGTAACGCAAACCTTGGCTTGACGGGAGCTCTTGGGGCTAAGGACGCAATCATTAATGACGGAGCTGCGACACAGTATGACAACAATTCTCCAATGATGGAAAATGGTTATATTGGAACGCCGGATCCCGATGCCAGGTTCTCTCCTATTCGACAAGGCGGGTCGGAGACGCCTGGTGGGCTTACGCCTTACCAGCCATCTGGTGGCTTGGGCGGCTTCAGTCCAGCACCTCAGAGCCCAGGTGGTTACTCTCCAACGAGCCCTTTCAATACCAGCCCTGTATCTCCTGGCTATTCGCCGTCTTCCAGCTATTCTCCGGCGTCTCCTGGAATGGCCATTACCAGTCCACGTTATATGACATCTCCTGGCTTCTCCCCGCAGAGTCCAAACTTCCAGCCAACATCACCTGCGTATTCACCTACGTCGCCTGCTTACGGTCAGGCCTCGCCCACATCACCGTCATACTCCCCCACGTCTCCACGCTTTTCGCCTTCGTCGCCGAACTACAGTCCATCATCTCCCAATTTCAGCCCGGCCTCTCCTGCGTTTAGCCCAAGCTCTCCGACATACAGCCCGACGAGCCCAGCAATTGGTGGCAGCAGACAATTCTCGCCATCTTCGCCAACGTCGCCCAAGTATTCTCCTGCATCGCCAGGATGGTCACCCACGAGCCCGGAGATCTACTCTCCCACCTCTCCAAATATCCATGGGTCCCCGACGTCTCCCATGCGCGGCGCAACTTCCCCAAGTTACAGTCCCACTTCGCCGCAGTATAACCCGAC AAAGATGAGGTCCTGGTCGCGGTTTTTCCTTCCGCTGGTGCTGC TGTCGCTGTTGCTGGGCGCACTGGTCGAATGTCGAAGTCATTCGACGTCTGTATCAACATCGAATGGTCCGTCTGAGAACTTTGGCAAGGGCACGGAAGACAACACGTTTGCAGGAAACGATGGCAGAG ATCTCGTGGAATCCGCCCTACAAAAGCTCCGAGAGCTTAAAATATCCCCCGCGGCGAGCTCGAAACCTTCAGGCTTGGTGGGCTACGGCTTGCACTACGCCAAACATGCAttctatcttttatttatgAACGGGCCTCCACTAGAGGACCAGTCGGATTCGGACTCCCAATCATATCGGTTAGACCCGGATCTGGCAAAGGCGGTTAACGAGTTGGAGGTTGCGGCAACGGAAACACAGAACCCGGATGCTATGTTCTTGTTGGCAGAGATGAACTTTTACGGCAACTACTCGCATCCGCGCAACTTTAAGGAGGCTTTTAAATGGTATCACGACCTCGCCCTATCAACCGGCAATAGCTCGGCGCAATATATGATCGGGTTTATGTACGCAACAGGCATTGGGGGTGCAGTGGAGCGCGACCAAGGCATGGCGCTGCTATATCACAAGTTTGCCGCAGAGCAAGGAAATACCAGATCAGAGATGACTCTGGCTTTCCGGCACCATATTGGTATTGGAACGCATCGGAACTGCGATTCGGCTACGCATTACTATAAACGAGTTGCCGACAAGGCCATTGCTTATTGGAGATCTGGCCCCCCCGGAGGCTACAACATGCCTCGGCAGTCATTTAGATGGGCGGACGACGAAGGGGGTGTTTATGGTGAAGGCGCCAGTGTGTCGAGTTCAGGACCAAACGCCAATAGAGATAGTGGACAACCGAGTGCAGAAGCTAGTTTGGAAGATATCATTGAGTATTTGGACCTATTGTCTAAAAAGGGAAACTTGAAGGCCACCTTGAGTCTTGGAAAGTGGCACTACGACGGTTCAAGGAACCTGCCTCGGAACTATCGCAAGGCTATGAAATACTTTAGAGCAGTCGCAAAACGCTATTGGACCAAAGACGGCGCCATCATTGCAAACCACCCTCCTGAAATTGAAGCGGCTGCAGCAAAGGCCGCTGGACACATTGGCTTGATGTATCTCCGAGGAGAAGGGGTGGAGCAGAATTTTGCTACCGCCATGGCGTGGTTCAAACGTGGTCTTGCTAATGGAGATCCTCTGTGTCAACATGAAATCGGCTTGATGTATTTGCATGGCTATGGTGTCACTCAGGATGCCTTTAAAGCTTCCGGGTACTTCAAGGCAGCCGCCGAGCAGGACTTTGCAGCCGCCGAGACCAGACTTGGGGCTCTCTTTCTCGACCAGGGAGATGTACAAACAGCTACGAGGTATTTTGAACTTGCTGCCCGTCTGGGTTGGATGGAGGCGTTTTACTACCTGGCTGAAATAGCCAATTTTGGAATTGGTCGGGAAAGACACTGCGGTATGGCATCCGCGTACTACAAGATGGTCGCAGAAAAGGCCGAACAAGTTCATTCGTCATTTGCGGAGGCGAACAAGGCGTATGAAAATGATGATCATGATACAGCCTTGATTGCAGTGATGATGGCCGCCGAGCAAGGCTATGAGCACGCTCAATCCAACGTTGCTTATCTTCTTGATGAGCAGCAATCTGTCATTTCACTGGGCAAAATCCTCCCATGGGCAAAAAAGCGACGATCATCGCTTCTCCGGAACACTGCATTGGCTTTGATTTACTGGACTCGCTCAGCGCGACAATCAAACATTGATTCTTTGGTGAAAATGGGAGATTACTATCTCAAGGGTATAGGCTCATCTGTCGATGCTGAGAAAGCTTCTACATGCTACCATACAGCTGCCGAAGGCCATCATAGCGCACAAGCGTATTGGAATTTAGGCTGGATGCACGAGAACGGCGTTGCAGTGGATCAAGATTTCCACATGGCAAAACGCTACTACGATTTAGCCCTCGAAACCAACCATGAGGCATACTTCCCCGTGAAGCTCAGCTTGATGAAGCTACGTCTTCGTCATTTCTGGAACCGTATCACGAACGGAAAAGTGAATGGCATTCAAGACGAGAAAG AAAACAGAGCGCCGCGAACCTTCAAGGAGTGGATCATCGCTTTCTTGGAaaacgacgaggaagaagccctCTACCAGGCCCAGCTACTCAGAGAGCGCGAAGAGAACGGTGACATTCTCGGCACGCATCACCCTCATCGAGCCGAGAATGACGATACGGGATATTATGACGAGCTCGAGCTTGATATAGACGAAAGTGTGTTCGAAGCGCTAATCATCGTCGCTCTGGCCGCAACACTGTTGATTCTGGTATACATTCGACAACGAAATCGACGAGATGGCGAGAACGCCGGCAATGGCCAGCAACAAGCCGCCGGAGGCCAGAATGGACAGGGAGCCAATGTTGCTgctaacaacaacaataataatgaccgGGGTCTCTTTCCTCGTCCTGATCAACCGGAATTTGCACAGTGGGCTGCAGGGGGG TTTAACTCACCAGCCATGGGTGAAAGACACGCAAATATCAAACGACGTCGTCTCGACGAAGCGACTTCGGCACTGGCACGTCCGTTCAAGTCACCTTTGCGCAAAGATGGCGATGTTGACCCATCTAACAAGAACGACAAGGAGGGCGGCATGAGCGATGCAGACAAATCTTTTCGTGTCGCCACATCAGAGGACGCTATGGTTCACAAACCTGTGCTTTCCTCAGCGCCTCCTCGATACTCCATAACTCCTCGCCAATATAGAGCACCTCTCAAAATGGACCCGGAGCTTGTCGCTCTCCAGAAAGAGCAAATATCACTCCGGTCTCGCCTAGCGACCCTCCGTTCTCAGGTCGACACCGCACAGCAGGCTCTGAGGATCGAGTCTTCGCCTAGAGACGAGGAGTTGCAAGCCTTGACAGAAAAATGGAAGAAAGTCAGCCAGAACGTCGCGGATGAGTTGTTTGTCTCTGCCAAAGACAGGATCGAAAGGATGGGTGGCGTTGATGCttggagagagaaggagaggatGCGAAAAGTACAGATGAGCTGGGGCGATGACGAAGGCAGAGAGACTGAAGTACCGGATGACTTTGAGAGAACTTCCAGTGCCGAGATCACtagttcttcttcctctactCCCAAAGAGGATGAAAATGCAAGTATCCTAATGGCAACCCCATTTCATTCGCTAATTGGTTTCTGA